The Saccharothrix variisporea genome has a segment encoding these proteins:
- a CDS encoding AfsR/SARP family transcriptional regulator, which translates to MSRGCAPVVARFGVLGPVGAEGPAGPAALTGARQRAVLGVLALHAGQVLPFTRLVDVLWGEDPPRTAVKTLHSHVARIRQALAASGLPDVLRTREPGYLLDAAVEVDAHRFEALLAAGRREGSAEKLREALALWRGDAFADVPLTGWGEREVERLHDLRQSAVEELWEHAIRDGEHEAAVAELPRLLARNPLNERLTRLHMLALYRCGRHTDALDSFQRLRELLADEFGVDPGPEVLELHTAILRRDASLDPPRPTAAPAQLPATVGHFTGRADVLAELDRADVPVVVVSGPAGMGKTSLAVEWAHRVAHRFPGGRLFLDLRGHDPDRALTGAQALAHVLRALDVPEDRIPADEEERAALYRTLLHDRRCLVVLDNAGRADDVLPLVPGGSSLLVVTSRRSLAALATRHAIHAVVLDALSPTDSEALLRKVLGPRADTEATAELARLCGGMPLALRIAAAKLLGAPARPVAALVAELRAARLDNLAVDGDSRTVETVLASAYRPLDATSARLFRRSGIAPGPTFSTALAAALSDVDNPNLDPLTTAHLLTETAPDRFRFHDLVGEYARKRLADDDEPEVAARLLDWYLFVAHEANELVNPDRDLVKPTLRFPPPKAPFAPDRHEALAFLEAERDNLLPVVRFARDRDPTAAWQLTYLLTSFAEATGHWHDRVELCRVAVEAAAGDPRAEAEMLRALGVAYFMTRQLEAAVDANHRALTAVRAAGDLAGEGHVHNNLANAYAELRRFDDAVTAHLEAVDCCTRAGSRLGTALSQRNLGHTYIRMGRPEASLAPLRAALTAFRDLGNVRLEAGTLDTLGEAHLGLGDTAQALDDLAHALRLSRDIGDRWLEWEVLVDIGRAHLDGDHHGVPFFAQALEISREVDDRHGVATVLDLLGRAHLRAGDLAAAEDALALATAERSRVPDPFEEANLERDLGDLADRRDRPADARDHWDRAIRLFQRVGATAEAAEVRTRA; encoded by the coding sequence TTGTCGCGCGGCTGCGCGCCGGTTGTGGCGCGGTTCGGCGTGCTGGGTCCGGTCGGGGCGGAAGGTCCGGCGGGTCCGGCGGCGTTGACCGGTGCCCGGCAGCGGGCCGTGCTGGGGGTGTTGGCGCTGCACGCCGGGCAGGTGTTGCCGTTCACCCGGCTGGTGGACGTGCTGTGGGGCGAGGACCCGCCGCGCACGGCGGTGAAGACGCTGCACAGCCACGTGGCGCGCATCCGGCAGGCGCTGGCCGCGTCGGGGCTGCCGGACGTGCTGCGCACCCGCGAGCCCGGGTACCTGCTGGACGCGGCGGTCGAGGTGGACGCGCACCGGTTCGAGGCGTTGCTGGCGGCGGGCCGCCGGGAGGGGTCGGCGGAGAAGCTGCGGGAGGCGCTGGCGCTGTGGCGCGGTGACGCGTTCGCCGACGTCCCGCTGACCGGCTGGGGCGAGCGCGAGGTGGAGCGCCTGCACGACCTGCGGCAGAGCGCTGTCGAGGAGCTGTGGGAGCACGCCATCCGGGACGGCGAGCACGAGGCCGCCGTGGCGGAACTACCCCGGCTGCTGGCGCGGAACCCGCTGAACGAGCGGCTGACCCGGCTGCACATGCTGGCCCTGTACCGCTGCGGCCGGCACACCGACGCCCTGGACTCCTTCCAGCGCCTGCGCGAGCTGCTGGCCGACGAGTTCGGCGTGGACCCCGGCCCCGAGGTGCTGGAGCTGCACACCGCGATCCTGCGCCGGGACGCGTCCCTCGACCCGCCGCGTCCGACCGCCGCTCCCGCCCAGCTACCGGCGACCGTGGGCCACTTCACCGGGCGCGCGGACGTGCTGGCCGAGCTGGACCGGGCGGACGTGCCGGTGGTGGTCGTGTCCGGTCCGGCGGGCATGGGCAAGACGTCGCTTGCGGTGGAGTGGGCGCACCGCGTGGCGCACCGGTTCCCCGGCGGACGGCTGTTCCTGGACCTGCGCGGGCACGACCCCGACCGTGCGCTGACCGGTGCTCAGGCGCTGGCGCACGTCCTGCGGGCGCTGGACGTGCCGGAGGACCGCATCCCGGCCGACGAGGAGGAACGGGCCGCGCTCTACCGGACGCTCCTGCACGACCGGCGGTGCCTGGTCGTGCTGGACAACGCGGGTCGCGCCGACGACGTGCTCCCCCTGGTGCCCGGCGGGTCGAGCCTGCTGGTCGTCACCAGCCGCCGGTCACTCGCCGCCCTGGCGACCCGGCACGCCATCCACGCCGTGGTGCTGGACGCCCTGTCCCCCACCGACTCGGAAGCCCTGCTGCGCAAGGTGCTCGGCCCCCGCGCGGACACCGAGGCCACCGCCGAACTGGCCCGTCTCTGCGGCGGGATGCCGTTGGCCCTGCGCATCGCCGCCGCGAAGCTGTTGGGCGCTCCCGCCCGTCCCGTCGCCGCGCTGGTCGCCGAACTGCGTGCCGCACGCCTGGACAACCTGGCCGTGGACGGCGACTCGCGGACCGTGGAGACCGTCCTGGCCAGCGCCTACCGCCCGTTGGACGCCACCTCCGCCCGCCTGTTCCGCCGGTCCGGCATCGCACCCGGCCCGACCTTCAGCACCGCGCTGGCCGCCGCACTGTCCGATGTGGACAACCCGAACCTGGACCCGCTGACCACCGCCCACCTGCTCACCGAAACGGCACCGGACCGGTTCCGCTTCCACGACCTGGTGGGCGAGTACGCGCGCAAGCGCTTGGCGGACGACGACGAGCCGGAGGTCGCCGCCCGCCTGCTGGACTGGTACCTGTTCGTGGCGCACGAGGCCAACGAGCTGGTCAACCCGGACCGCGACCTGGTCAAGCCGACCCTGCGCTTCCCGCCACCCAAGGCGCCCTTCGCCCCGGACCGCCACGAGGCCCTGGCGTTCCTGGAGGCCGAACGGGACAACCTGCTGCCGGTGGTGCGGTTCGCCCGGGACCGCGACCCCACCGCCGCCTGGCAGCTCACCTACCTGCTGACCAGCTTCGCGGAGGCCACCGGCCACTGGCACGACCGGGTCGAGCTGTGCCGGGTCGCGGTCGAGGCGGCGGCGGGCGACCCGCGAGCCGAGGCCGAGATGCTGCGCGCGTTGGGCGTCGCGTACTTCATGACCCGGCAGTTGGAGGCGGCCGTGGACGCCAACCACCGCGCGCTCACCGCCGTCCGCGCGGCCGGCGACCTCGCCGGTGAGGGGCACGTGCACAACAACCTCGCCAACGCCTACGCCGAACTGCGCCGCTTCGACGACGCCGTCACCGCGCACCTGGAAGCCGTCGACTGCTGCACCCGAGCGGGCAGTCGGCTGGGCACCGCGCTGTCCCAGCGCAACCTCGGCCACACCTACATCCGGATGGGCCGCCCGGAAGCAAGCCTCGCGCCGCTGCGGGCCGCGCTCACCGCGTTCCGCGACCTGGGCAACGTGCGACTGGAGGCAGGCACCTTGGACACCCTCGGCGAGGCGCACCTGGGTCTCGGCGACACCGCGCAGGCCCTGGACGACCTGGCACACGCCCTGCGGCTGAGCCGCGACATCGGCGACCGGTGGCTGGAGTGGGAGGTGCTGGTCGACATCGGCCGCGCCCACCTCGACGGCGACCACCACGGGGTGCCGTTCTTCGCGCAGGCGCTGGAGATCAGCCGCGAGGTGGACGACCGCCACGGCGTGGCCACCGTCCTGGACCTGCTCGGCCGCGCCCACCTGCGGGCGGGCGACCTCGCGGCGGCGGAGGACGCCCTGGCGCTGGCCACGGCCGAGCGGTCCCGCGTGCCCGACCCGTTCGAGGAGGCCAACCTGGAACGGGACCTGGGCGACCTGGCCGACCGCCGCGACCGCCCGGCCGACGCGCGCGACCACTGGGACCGGGCGATCCGGCTGTTCCAGCGGGTCGGCGCGACGGCCGAGGCGGCGGAGGTCAGGACTCGGGCCTGA
- a CDS encoding Calx-beta domain-containing protein: MTFTMRRAVVVLAVALGAVVPVTAAHAETCTPTKFGVTAAQPELYEGDTAGTVGFQLTASVPQGCTTSGAVVYRTQSGTATAGQDFEFVEGTWQPGGGVGTSVSVPVVPDVGPEEDESFSLALYTTRGAFLGAATATLLDDDGKVAPPMAISVSGGKICWVPESCKIPLQLSTPARAAFVVRYRTLDVTAVAGLDYVPAKDLKLTVPKGATAVDVQVQTLPDVEVEGEETFALEVFATSAGTVGNPVEKVAIRPES, translated from the coding sequence ATGACGTTCACGATGAGACGCGCGGTGGTCGTGCTGGCGGTGGCGCTCGGCGCCGTCGTCCCGGTGACCGCCGCGCACGCCGAGACCTGCACACCCACCAAGTTCGGCGTCACGGCCGCGCAACCCGAGCTGTACGAGGGCGACACGGCCGGGACGGTCGGCTTCCAGCTCACGGCCTCGGTGCCGCAGGGTTGCACGACCAGCGGCGCGGTGGTCTACCGCACGCAGAGCGGCACGGCCACCGCCGGCCAGGACTTCGAGTTCGTGGAGGGCACCTGGCAACCCGGCGGCGGCGTCGGCACGTCGGTGTCGGTGCCGGTGGTCCCCGACGTCGGACCGGAGGAGGACGAGTCGTTCTCCCTCGCCCTCTACACCACGCGCGGCGCGTTCCTCGGGGCCGCCACCGCGACCCTGCTCGACGACGACGGCAAGGTCGCGCCACCCATGGCGATCTCCGTCAGCGGCGGGAAGATCTGCTGGGTCCCGGAGAGCTGCAAGATCCCGTTGCAGCTGTCCACGCCAGCCCGCGCCGCGTTCGTGGTGCGGTACCGGACGCTGGACGTGACCGCGGTGGCCGGGCTGGACTACGTGCCGGCCAAGGACCTCAAGCTGACCGTGCCCAAGGGCGCCACGGCGGTGGACGTCCAGGTCCAGACCCTGCCCGACGTCGAGGTCGAGGGTGAGGAGACCTTCGCGCTGGAGGTGTTCGCCACCTCGGCGGGCACGGTGGGCAACCCGGTCGAGAAGGTCGCGATCAGGCCCGAGTCCTGA
- a CDS encoding response regulator, with protein sequence MRVVIAEDSTLLREGLTRLLAEAGFSVVAAVEDAESLVAAVGSHLPDVALVDIRMPPTHTDEGLRAAVLLRQRYPAVGVVVLSQYVRVSYAAELLDAGADGVGYLLKDRVSDLAEFAAAIRRVGSGGSAFDPSVVAQLLTRRRGDSDDRLTDRERAVLALMAEGRTNQAIAQRLFIAERTVEKHCTSIFAKLDLSASPHDHRRVLAVLRYLNG encoded by the coding sequence GTGCGGGTCGTGATCGCGGAAGATTCGACGTTGTTGCGGGAAGGGCTGACGCGGCTGCTGGCCGAGGCGGGGTTCTCCGTGGTGGCGGCGGTGGAGGACGCGGAGTCGTTGGTGGCGGCGGTCGGGTCGCACCTGCCGGACGTGGCCCTGGTGGACATCCGGATGCCGCCCACCCACACCGACGAGGGGTTGCGGGCGGCGGTGCTGTTGCGGCAGCGGTACCCGGCGGTGGGGGTGGTGGTGCTGTCCCAGTACGTGCGGGTCAGCTACGCGGCCGAGCTGCTCGACGCCGGCGCTGACGGGGTGGGCTACCTGCTGAAGGACCGGGTGTCGGACCTGGCGGAGTTCGCGGCGGCCATCCGGCGGGTGGGCAGCGGGGGTTCGGCGTTCGACCCGTCGGTGGTGGCGCAGCTCCTGACCCGGCGGCGGGGGGACAGCGACGACCGGTTGACGGATCGGGAGCGGGCGGTCCTGGCGTTGATGGCGGAGGGGCGGACGAACCAGGCGATCGCGCAGCGGCTGTTCATCGCGGAGCGGACGGTGGAGAAGCACTGCACGAGCATCTTCGCGAAGCTGGACCTGTCGGCCAGTCCCCATGATCACCGGCGGGTGTTGGCGGTGCTGCGGTACCTCAACGGGTGA
- a CDS encoding sensor histidine kinase: protein MLLSSAIAAVGVCYVVAGVVGRRAQPRNRIGVLMVLVGVVWVLDYTVPRSAFFPLFLVSKMWPAVLAHLVTAFPTGRLLTWPRRLVVGTGYGLAVLLCVANRRPCDWFSVAVLDAETPLTVVLGLVILGLQVHRWSVSSLAQRRTLTSMLGASSVAVVVYAAWDPMARSGFDPPVVTLMLALAGVPVAYVAGLLRRRMDRGGVADLVVRLSGARVVPGGVQEALAAALKDPGLRVGYWMAAEERYVDASGEVVGDAGGGGSVVAGGGVVAGGGAQTRVDVGGEPVAVVLHDPGLDLEVVEAACAAVGLALENERLTAELRARVRQLAESRGKLVLAADAERRRLERDLHDGVQQRLLSVAMTLGLAEANGGWGLVGEAKAAVLTTIEDVRAVCHGIHPPVLAERGLHGAVRELTALGPLRVEVSYSVDAVLPAVVETTAYYVVAEALANVSKHAEASAVRVDIGLRDGALVVRVDDDGCGGADVAGTGAGAGTGVGAGTGVGGSGLRGLGERVEAAGGTMEVVSAVGAGTSVRVVLPCGS from the coding sequence ATGCTGCTGTCGTCGGCGATCGCCGCGGTGGGTGTGTGCTACGTGGTGGCCGGCGTGGTGGGGCGGCGGGCTCAGCCGCGCAACCGGATCGGCGTGCTGATGGTCCTGGTCGGTGTCGTGTGGGTGTTGGACTACACCGTGCCGCGCTCGGCGTTCTTCCCGCTGTTCCTGGTGTCCAAGATGTGGCCGGCCGTGTTGGCGCACCTGGTGACGGCGTTCCCGACCGGGCGGCTGCTGACGTGGCCGCGGCGGCTGGTGGTGGGGACCGGGTACGGGCTCGCGGTGTTGCTGTGCGTGGCGAACCGGCGGCCGTGCGACTGGTTCTCGGTGGCGGTGCTGGACGCCGAGACACCGCTGACCGTGGTGCTGGGCTTGGTGATCCTGGGGTTGCAGGTCCACCGGTGGAGCGTCAGCAGCCTGGCGCAGCGGCGGACGTTGACCTCGATGCTGGGCGCGTCGAGCGTGGCGGTGGTGGTGTACGCGGCGTGGGACCCGATGGCGCGGTCCGGGTTCGACCCGCCGGTGGTGACGTTGATGCTGGCGTTGGCCGGTGTGCCGGTGGCGTACGTGGCGGGGTTGTTGCGGCGGCGGATGGACCGGGGCGGGGTGGCCGACCTGGTGGTGCGGTTGAGCGGTGCGCGGGTGGTGCCCGGTGGGGTGCAGGAGGCGTTGGCGGCGGCGTTGAAGGACCCCGGGTTGCGGGTCGGGTACTGGATGGCGGCCGAGGAGCGGTACGTCGACGCGTCCGGCGAGGTGGTCGGGGACGCGGGCGGGGGCGGGAGTGTGGTTGCGGGAGGGGGTGTGGTTGCGGGCGGGGGCGCGCAGACCCGGGTGGATGTGGGTGGCGAGCCGGTTGCGGTGGTGTTGCATGACCCCGGGCTCGACCTGGAGGTGGTGGAGGCGGCGTGCGCGGCGGTGGGGCTGGCGTTGGAGAACGAGCGGCTGACGGCCGAGTTGCGGGCGCGGGTGCGGCAGTTGGCCGAGTCGCGGGGGAAGTTGGTGCTCGCGGCGGACGCCGAGCGGCGGCGGTTGGAGCGCGACCTGCACGACGGGGTGCAGCAGCGGTTGCTGTCGGTGGCGATGACGTTGGGGTTGGCCGAGGCCAACGGCGGGTGGGGGTTGGTGGGCGAGGCCAAGGCGGCCGTGTTGACGACCATCGAGGACGTGCGCGCGGTGTGCCACGGCATCCACCCGCCGGTACTGGCCGAGCGCGGGTTGCACGGTGCCGTGCGGGAGCTGACCGCGTTGGGGCCGTTGCGGGTGGAGGTGTCGTACTCGGTGGACGCCGTGCTGCCGGCGGTGGTGGAGACGACGGCTTACTACGTGGTGGCCGAGGCGTTGGCGAACGTCAGCAAGCACGCCGAGGCGTCGGCGGTGCGGGTGGACATCGGGTTGCGGGACGGGGCGTTGGTGGTGCGGGTGGACGACGACGGGTGCGGTGGGGCGGACGTGGCCGGGACCGGGGCCGGGGCTGGGACCGGGGTCGGGGCTGGGACCGGGGTCGGGGGGTCGGGGTTGCGGGGGCTGGGGGAGCGGGTGGAGGCGGCGGGCGGGACGATGGAGGTCGTCAGCGCGGTCGGGGCGGGGACGAGCGTGCGGGTGGTGCTGCCGTGCGGGTCGTGA
- a CDS encoding TetR/AcrR family transcriptional regulator, producing MNPTPRQRARAQAIEDIKRIAREQLASEGSAALSLRAIARELGIVSSAVYRYVPSRDDLLTMLIVDAYNSLGEAVEEAEARCPREDLVGRWRAIGTAVREWAVARPAEYALLYGSPVPGYHAPVEQTGDPGTRVMMLVVTLLVDIQRGVPVAGVDGVLGRDLAVVREAVGVEVGEEVLARGYLAWTSMFGLVSFEVFGQYKGSFSDFAAHFAYQLDRIAAGVLGL from the coding sequence ATGAACCCGACACCCAGGCAGCGCGCACGGGCGCAGGCGATCGAGGACATCAAGCGGATCGCCCGGGAGCAGTTGGCCAGCGAGGGCAGCGCGGCCCTGTCGTTGCGGGCGATCGCGCGGGAGTTGGGGATCGTGTCGTCGGCCGTCTACCGGTACGTGCCCAGCCGGGACGACCTGCTGACGATGCTCATCGTGGACGCCTACAACTCCCTCGGCGAGGCCGTGGAGGAGGCCGAAGCGCGGTGTCCGCGTGAAGACCTCGTCGGGCGGTGGCGGGCGATCGGGACCGCGGTGCGGGAGTGGGCGGTGGCGCGGCCGGCGGAGTACGCGTTGCTGTACGGGAGTCCGGTGCCGGGGTACCACGCGCCCGTGGAGCAGACCGGCGATCCCGGCACCCGCGTGATGATGCTGGTGGTGACGTTGCTGGTGGACATCCAGCGCGGTGTGCCGGTGGCGGGGGTGGACGGGGTGCTGGGGCGGGACCTCGCGGTGGTGCGGGAGGCCGTGGGGGTCGAGGTGGGGGAGGAGGTGCTGGCTCGCGGGTACCTGGCGTGGACCTCGATGTTCGGGCTGGTGAGCTTCGAGGTGTTCGGGCAGTACAAGGGGAGCTTCTCGGACTTCGCGGCCCACTTCGCCTACCAGCTCGACCGGATCGCGGCGGGAGTGCTGGGGTTGTGA